CAATGCAACAAAATGAATCACCTACAAGAACTAACCAGCGTGGTATTACAGACAACAGTTTACACGGATCTCCGCTTCATCGTTTACAGAATAttcgtcagaagattccagtaTTCAGAGATTTTAAGGAATATGTGTGTGGATGGGGGGCCGCTTTTATTAACATTACAGTGACATATCctatttataaaataatatttaggcagGTTAGTATAAATTGTGGCATACAACACATTACCTGAATCTAAGCATTTATCATGTTTCGTTCGTAATATTTCTCATTGCCTTGAAGGGGACTGCAGGAAGCCTTGATCAGTTGAATTGCAAGTTTTGCTGCCCCTAGACATTGCTTTTTTTCGTGTTCTTCCAAAGAGAGGGCTTCTTGCTTGAAATCTAGAACTCGTTTTCTGGATAGGGACACATATATGTTCCTAGAAATTGATTCATTATTGTTTTGTCGTCCTGTGATTAATCTGCATTAACTTGTGTAATGAAAAGTATCTCTCTCAAAGGCAGTGGAGTAAAACTGTGAAAATTACTAATGTAATTGTTATATGTTTTAGCAGTAAATTCCGTAAAGTTACTGATAACCATCTTAACGTGATAAGAATATTAACTTACGCATATTTTTGTTTGGTTATTTATTGCAGATGCTTCATGGAGTTGGAATAAAAAGTGCATTCCAACAACTTTCAAATGAAGGAATATATTTCTTGTATCGCGGAATTCTGCCTCCATTGTGTCAGAAAACACTATCACTGTCGCTTATGTTTGGTTTGTATGAAGAATGCCGAAGGCCATTAGAAGATGCAAGGTTTTCCGCAATCACATCAAAAAGTATTGCTGCTATGATTGCTGGGTCAGTTGAAGCTATCTTTATGCCATTTGAAAGAATACAAACATTGCTCCAGGATCGTCATTATCACAACAAATTCAAGAACACAAGTGATGCTCTGAGGCACATAGTGATACATCATGGATTTAGTGAATGTTACAGGGGTCTAATACCAATTCTGCTACGGAATGGCCCATCCAATGTGATGTTTTTTTTATTGCGGGATGAAGCAAAAGAAGCCTTTCCAAAATCAGTTTCTTGGTACAGGCAGATGTGTCAGGATTTTGTGAGTGGTGCTGTCATAGGTGCATTCACAAGTACTGTGTTTTATCCTTTGAATGTTATAAAAGTTCAAATGCAGTGTCGAATAGGTGGAGAATATCAGAGTGTTTGGGTTGTTTTGTCACAGATTCATGGCGATCGTGGTTTAAAATCAATTTATAGTGGCGTACATCTGAACTACACAAGAGCATTTATGAGTTGGGGTGTCATTAACGTAGCCTACAGTTTCCTGAAGAAGATAATggatgaatgggatgtagttacgTACTGAATCTCGTATTTTAACATTAAGTATTCATATTTATTCGCTTAGACGTTTAGCGAAGTACACATCCCGCCAAAGAAACAGTATTTTATTCACATTGTGACAGCAAGCTTTGGTTTTTACAAGGTTGGTAATACGAAGTGACAGGAGACGGACGGAGTGAACGGCAGGCTCCAATCAAAATTAGTCACGTCTTTTAAAAATCAAAATGGAGCTGAGCAGAGAGGCAGGAATGAGTGCCGGAGTAGTATTACtggtgttttgtttctttttacatGTAAATATTATATCGGGTAAGCAGACTGCTATATATTTGTAAAACAAACCATAAACGAACAAGCCAGAGATTATAATTGCTTTTATTTTGCGTTAATACATGTCAACATAGGTCGTGCTAGTCAGTATGTGACTTGTGGCTCCGTAATAAAGCTGATGAACGTGGATTTTAAAGTTCGTTTACATTCCCATGACGTGAAATATGGCACAGGAAGTGGACAGCAATCCGTAACAGGCAcagaaatgcaagaggacgtgaacTCTCATTGGACA
This genomic stretch from Schistocerca cancellata isolate TAMUIC-IGC-003103 chromosome 2, iqSchCanc2.1, whole genome shotgun sequence harbors:
- the LOC126161995 gene encoding mitochondrial nicotinamide adenine dinucleotide transporter SLC25A51; the encoded protein is MTCSSNIENTMQQNESPTRTNQRGITDNSLHGSPLHRLQNIRQKIPVFRDFKEYVCGWGAAFINITVTYPIYKIIFRQMLHGVGIKSAFQQLSNEGIYFLYRGILPPLCQKTLSLSLMFGLYEECRRPLEDARFSAITSKSIAAMIAGSVEAIFMPFERIQTLLQDRHYHNKFKNTSDALRHIVIHHGFSECYRGLIPILLRNGPSNVMFFLLRDEAKEAFPKSVSWYRQMCQDFVSGAVIGAFTSTVFYPLNVIKVQMQCRIGGEYQSVWVVLSQIHGDRGLKSIYSGVHLNYTRAFMSWGVINVAYSFLKKIMDEWDVVTY